GTGGCGCCGCGCCACCTGCTCTGGCCTATCCCCGTGATCGAAACGAATTATAATAAAGCGATAGATCCCGTTAAAGATCAGAATCCCGGTTACTAATCCAATCCATAAAAGATGCAAAAATTAAGAAAGACATTCCTGATTTGCCTGCTGGCGATGCCCGGCAGCCTGATGGCGCAACAAGTGAGGGAAGTAGACATCTGCGTGTACGGTGGGTCCTCCGCCGGTGTGATCGCCGCTTATACGGCCAAGAAACTGAATAAATCCGTGATCGTGATCGAACCGGGCAAACGCCTCGGCGGGCTCACTTCCGGTGGCCTGGGCTACACCGATATCGGCAACAAATACGCCATCTCCGGCATTTCGCGCGACTTCTACCGCCGCGTGGGCAAACATTACGGCAAATTTGAAACCTGGATATTTGAGCCGGGCGTAGCGGAAAAAGTGTATCACCAATACGTAAAAGAAGCTGCGCTGGACATTGTATATGATCACCGCATCACCGAAGCCAGCAAAACAGCCGGCAAGGTGACGGAAATTAAACTGGAATCCTCCACCGGCGGCACTCCCAAAGTCACCACAGTACGCGCGAAAATGTACATTGATTGCTCCTACGAAGGCGACCTTATGGCGCGGGCGGGCATCTCCTACACGGTGGGCCGCGAAGCCAACGCACAATATGGCGAAACGTACAACGGTGTTCAGCTGCTGAACAAACACCAGTTCCCCGACGGCATCGATCCCTATAAAACACCGGGCAAACCGGAAAGCGGCGTGCTCTGGGGCATCAGCACCGAACCGCTGGCCGCACAAGGCTCAGGCGATAAAAAAGTGCAGGCATACAACTTCAGGATCTGCCTGTCCAACAAACCTGAAAACCGCATCCCCATCACCCGCCCGGAAGGTTACGATTCCACACGCTACGAGCTGCTGATCCGCCTGGTGAAACATCACACACCCGGCGACCTCAACGGTTTCCTCAAGTTCGACCGGATGCCGAACAACAAAACAGACATCAACAACAACAACGCTTTTTCTACCGATATGATCGGCATGAACTACGACTACCCGGAGGCCGATTATGCCACCCGCGCGCGTATCACCAAAGAGCACGAGCTGTACAACAAAGGCCTGCTGTACTTCATCGGCCACGATCCCCGCATGCCGGAGCACCTCCGGAAACAAATGCTGGAATGGGGCTATCCGAAAGATGAATACACCCAGTTCGGGAACTGGTCGCCGCAGATGTACGTGCGCGAAGCCCGCAGGATGGTGGGCGCTTACGTGATGACGCAAGCCAACTGCCAGGGCAAGGAAACGGTGGATGATGGCGTAGGCATGGCCGCATACACGATGGACTCCCACAACTGCCAGCGCATTATCGTTAACGGCATGGTGAAGAATGAAGGCGATGTGCAGATTGGTGGCTTCGGGCCTTACCCCATCGCTTACCGCTCCATTATCCCCAAAAAGGAAGATTGCGGTAACGTGCTGGTGCCCATCTGCCTTTCCGCTTCGCATATCGCATACGGCTCCATCCGCATGGAACCCGTGTTTATGGTGCTGGGGCAATCCGCCGCCACGGCCGCTTCCATGGCTATCGACGCGAAGCAAACCGTACAGGACGTAGATATCGCCAAACTGAAGGCAACCCTGCGCCAGCGCCCCCTGGCGGTAAATGCCACCGCCGAAATCCTCGTGGATAACGACGACCAGGCGCATGTAACGGTAACCGGCGATTGGAAAAAGATCAACCGTGGCGCTTACGGTCCTTCAGCGTATGTGGCGGAGAAAGGCGCTTCCGGCGCTATCCGCTTCACACCGGATGTAGTGAGCGCGGGTACGTACCGGATCTATTCCTATGTGCCCAAACAGGCGGATATGTCCCAACACACGAGCATCAAGGTTTCATCCGATGGTAAAACGGTGAAGCCTGTGGACTTCGCAGCGTCGGCGGTGAAAGTGGAAGGACAGACTTCCGGCGAATGGGTGGACCTTGGCACGGTGAAACTCGCCAAAGGCAAAAAAGGCTACGTGGAAATCACGACCGAAGGCGCGGATGGTACCGTGCTCGCGGATGCGGTATTGTTTATTCCCGAGAAATAACCCATATCCATACCCATGATAAAAAAGCCGGGCTCAATTGGGCCCGGCTTTTCATTTTTTACGAAGAACAGTTACAGGGCGGGTTTCCCTTTGATAAATACTTGCACCGGTTGGAAGAGCACGTTTAAATCCTGCAAGGGATCGGCGGAAAGCAGGAGCAGATCCGCCCGCATGCCTTTGCGCACGGCACCGCGGTCGCTGAGGCCGCAGGCGCGCGCGCCGTTGAGTGTGGCCGCCTGGATGACCGCCGCCGCGCTCAGCCCGCATTTTTGCTGTAGCAG
Above is a genomic segment from Chitinophaga pollutisoli containing:
- a CDS encoding FAD-dependent oxidoreductase — translated: MQKLRKTFLICLLAMPGSLMAQQVREVDICVYGGSSAGVIAAYTAKKLNKSVIVIEPGKRLGGLTSGGLGYTDIGNKYAISGISRDFYRRVGKHYGKFETWIFEPGVAEKVYHQYVKEAALDIVYDHRITEASKTAGKVTEIKLESSTGGTPKVTTVRAKMYIDCSYEGDLMARAGISYTVGREANAQYGETYNGVQLLNKHQFPDGIDPYKTPGKPESGVLWGISTEPLAAQGSGDKKVQAYNFRICLSNKPENRIPITRPEGYDSTRYELLIRLVKHHTPGDLNGFLKFDRMPNNKTDINNNNAFSTDMIGMNYDYPEADYATRARITKEHELYNKGLLYFIGHDPRMPEHLRKQMLEWGYPKDEYTQFGNWSPQMYVREARRMVGAYVMTQANCQGKETVDDGVGMAAYTMDSHNCQRIIVNGMVKNEGDVQIGGFGPYPIAYRSIIPKKEDCGNVLVPICLSASHIAYGSIRMEPVFMVLGQSAATAASMAIDAKQTVQDVDIAKLKATLRQRPLAVNATAEILVDNDDQAHVTVTGDWKKINRGAYGPSAYVAEKGASGAIRFTPDVVSAGTYRIYSYVPKQADMSQHTSIKVSSDGKTVKPVDFAASAVKVEGQTSGEWVDLGTVKLAKGKKGYVEITTEGADGTVLADAVLFIPEK